From one Staphylococcus kloosii genomic stretch:
- a CDS encoding DUF420 domain-containing protein: MNLPILPTISTTCIVLSAILVAIGWRKIWKRNIEGHKRIMLTAAVAALLFFIIYASRTVFIGNTAFGGPDSIKIYYTIFLVFHINLATIGGILGLVQIITAFKDKFNIHRKVGPIASIIWFFTAITGVAVYVLLYVLYPGGETTSLIKATLGL; this comes from the coding sequence ATGAATTTACCTATTTTACCTACAATTAGTACAACCTGCATTGTATTAAGTGCAATTTTAGTTGCAATAGGTTGGCGCAAAATTTGGAAACGCAACATCGAAGGGCATAAAAGAATAATGTTAACTGCCGCAGTAGCAGCTTTATTATTCTTTATTATATATGCTTCAAGAACTGTGTTTATAGGAAATACGGCTTTCGGCGGACCAGATTCAATTAAAATTTATTATACGATATTTTTAGTTTTTCATATAAATTTGGCTACAATTGGTGGCATTCTTGGTTTAGTCCAAATTATTACTGCGTTTAAAGATAAGTTTAATATTCATAGAAAAGTCGGACCTATCGCTTCTATTATTTGGTTCTTCACAGCGATTACAGGCGTAGCAGTATATGTGTTACTTTATGTTTTATATCCGGGTGGAGAAACAACGTCATTAATTAAGGCAACTTTAGGT
- the cyoE gene encoding heme o synthase: protein MNKEQTLSQSSSRVTYKELQQIIKMGLVQGNLIPAFAGSWLAIVLANHSFLSSIPQIIMMLLGSTLIMGGACALNNYYDQDIDSIMPSKQKRPTVNDRISDRNLLILSFGMMLIGEALLFALNIPSGVIGLLGIVGYVSFYSIWAKRHTVWNTVIGSFPGAVPPLIGWTAIEGHLSVTAIALFLVVFCWQPVHFYALAIKRQDEYSLANIPMLPSVKGFNRTRVSMFIWLVFLLPLPFLFRDLGITFMVLATLLNLGWLYMGLTSFKKGTDNTKWATKMFIYSLNYLVVFFVLTVIVSLIEMF, encoded by the coding sequence ATGAACAAAGAGCAGACTTTGTCACAATCTTCGAGCCGTGTAACTTATAAAGAGTTACAGCAAATTATTAAAATGGGGCTTGTACAGGGCAACTTAATTCCAGCATTTGCTGGTTCATGGCTTGCAATTGTTTTAGCAAATCATTCCTTCCTCTCGTCAATACCTCAAATCATTATGATGCTATTAGGGTCTACATTGATTATGGGTGGTGCTTGTGCACTGAATAATTATTATGACCAAGATATTGACAGCATCATGCCTAGCAAACAAAAGAGACCAACTGTAAACGACAGAATTTCAGACAGAAATTTATTGATCCTTAGTTTTGGGATGATGTTAATAGGAGAGGCATTATTGTTTGCACTTAACATACCTTCAGGTGTAATTGGTTTATTAGGAATCGTTGGTTATGTATCTTTTTATTCTATTTGGGCAAAACGTCACACAGTATGGAATACTGTAATCGGAAGTTTTCCTGGAGCTGTGCCACCGTTAATAGGATGGACTGCGATTGAAGGTCATTTAAGCGTAACTGCAATTGCATTATTTTTAGTTGTCTTTTGTTGGCAACCCGTACACTTTTACGCTCTAGCGATTAAGCGTCAAGATGAATATTCATTAGCAAATATTCCGATGCTACCATCAGTTAAGGGATTCAATCGTACGAGAGTGAGTATGTTTATCTGGTTAGTATTTTTACTACCATTACCATTTTTATTTAGAGATTTAGGTATTACGTTTATGGTACTTGCTACTTTACTAAACTTAGGTTGGCTATACATGGGTCTAACAAGTTTTAAAAAGGGTACTGATAATACTAAATGGGCAACTAAGATGTTTATCTATTCATTAAACTATTTAGTAGTATTTTTCGTATTAACAGTAATCGTTTCTCTAATCGAAATGTTTTAA